In Bacillus sp. FJAT-45037, the following are encoded in one genomic region:
- a CDS encoding DUF2627 domain-containing protein — MGRFIALMILVIPGIIAGYGIKLMRDTIFALINSPYPNLSVQFLVGFIFFIAGLGFIGGFIFHRDKKNGKIAPRFKNK, encoded by the coding sequence ATGGGACGATTTATCGCTTTAATGATTCTTGTCATACCTGGAATTATCGCTGGGTACGGCATAAAACTAATGCGGGATACGATTTTTGCATTAATTAATTCACCTTACCCTAACTTATCTGTACAATTTCTAGTAGGTTTTATCTTCTTTATAGCTGGACTCGGCTTTATCGGTGGATTTATCTTTCATCGAGATAAGAAAAATGGAAAAATTGCTCCAAGATTTAAAAACAAATAA